Proteins from one Sarcophilus harrisii chromosome 2, mSarHar1.11, whole genome shotgun sequence genomic window:
- the CH25H gene encoding cholesterol 25-hydroxylase: MDGRDQERFLTERARSQTAQTGSAARLGSVPVGPVRFSAARPFLPLMAGLGMSNGSAELPGYGALDASPVRLLQPLWDVVRAREGLLQSPFFPVLFSGATYTAFCLPFVVLDVVGARAPALRKYKIHPNFYPSAGQLLLCLLHTLYQHVVFILPVTALRWHWGPPSWPAAAPGLGELLSHVTACLLLFDAEFFVWHVLHHKVPWLYQTFHKVHHKNTAPFALATQYLSVWELSFLGFFSSLNPTLLGCHPLTTMIFNVVNIWLSVEDHCGYDFPWSTHRLVPGGWYGGVSHHDLHHRKINCNYAPYFTHWDKLLGTLNSGNAPTPGPWN; the protein is encoded by the coding sequence ATGGATGGGAGGGACCAGGAGCGCTTCTTAACGGAGAGAGCTCGCTCCCAGACAGCCCAGACAGGCTCGGCAGCTCGGCTCGGCTCGGTCCCCGTCGGCCCGGTCCGGTTCAGCGCGGCCCGGCCGTTTCTCCCCCTCATGGCGGGGCTCGGCATGAGCAACGGCAGCGCGGAGCTGCCCGGGTACGGGGCTCTGGACGCTTCTCCCGTGCGCCTGCTGCAGCCCCTGTGGGACGTGGTCAGGGCCCGAGAGGGGCTGCTGCAGTCTCCCTTCTTCCCGGTGCTGTTCTCCGGCGCCACCTACACGGCCTTCTGCCTGCCCTTCGTGGTCCTGGACGTGGTGGGCGCCCGCGCGCCCGCGCTGCGGAAGTACAAGATCCACCCGAACTTCTACCCGTCGGCGGGCCAGCTCCTGCTCTGCCTGCTGCACACGCTCTACCAGCACGTCGTCTTCATCCTGCCGGTGACCGCGCTGCGCTGGCACTGGGGCCCGCCCAGCTGGCCGGCCGCGGCCCCGGGGCTCGGCGAGCTGCTGTCCCACGTGACGGCGTGCCTGCTGCTCTTCGATGCCGAGTTCTTCGTCTGGCACGTGCTGCACCACAAGGTGCCCTGGCTCTACCAGACCTTCCACAAGGTCCACCACAAGAACACCGCGCCCTTCGCGCTGGCCACGCAGTACCTGAGCGTCTGGGAGCTCTCCTTCCTGGGCTTCTTCAGCTCCCTGAACCCCACGCTGCTGGGCTGCCACCCCCTCACCACCATGATCTTCAACGTGGTCAACATCTGGCTGTCCGTGGAGGACCACTGCGGCTACGACTTCCCCTGGTCCACGCACCGCCTGGTGCCCGGCGGCTGGTACGGCGGGGTGTCCCACCACGACCTGCACCACAGGAAGATCAATTGCAACTACGCCCCCTACTTCACCCACTGGGACAAGTTGCTGGGGACCCTGAACTCGGGCAACGCTCCGACCCCCGGCCCTTGGAACTGA